The following coding sequences lie in one Metallumcola ferriviriculae genomic window:
- the jag gene encoding RNA-binding cell elongation regulator Jag/EloR, whose protein sequence is MRSIEVSAKTVDDAVSQALHELQVDKDRVQIEVLEEAQKGLFGLLGVKMARVKVTISDTPAKMAREFLEKVFKNINVTVVIEETITEDYVYFSFAGKDLGILIGRRGETLDALQYLTNLVVNRKIEERVRFILDVEGYRKRREQTLQNLALKLSDKVKNTGKKVILEPMNPHERRIIHTALQQDNTVHTFSEGEEPYRKVVINLKK, encoded by the coding sequence ATGAGAAGTATTGAAGTTTCTGCAAAAACAGTGGATGATGCTGTTAGTCAGGCCTTGCACGAATTACAGGTGGACAAGGACAGAGTTCAAATTGAAGTATTGGAAGAAGCACAAAAAGGATTATTTGGGTTATTAGGTGTAAAAATGGCCCGGGTTAAAGTGACTATAAGTGATACCCCAGCAAAAATGGCCCGGGAGTTTTTGGAGAAGGTTTTTAAAAACATTAATGTTACTGTGGTCATTGAGGAAACAATAACAGAGGACTATGTATATTTTTCGTTTGCCGGTAAAGACTTAGGTATTCTTATCGGTAGAAGGGGTGAAACCTTGGATGCCCTTCAATATTTAACGAACCTCGTAGTGAACCGAAAAATAGAAGAAAGAGTACGGTTTATTTTGGATGTTGAAGGGTATCGGAAAAGAAGAGAACAAACTCTGCAAAATTTGGCCCTTAAGTTATCAGATAAGGTAAAGAATACTGGTAAGAAAGTGATACTGGAGCCGATGAACCCTCACGAAAGGCGCATCATTCATACCGCACTACAACAGGATAATACGGTGCACACCTTCAGCGAGGGAGAAGAACCGTATAGAAAAGTAGTTATAAACCTCAAGAAGTAA
- the mnmE gene encoding tRNA uridine-5-carboxymethylaminomethyl(34) synthesis GTPase MnmE, protein MIEDTITAIATPIGTGGIGIIRLSGSNSLAIADKMFNSWNEVKVHEIPSFNLRLGYVIDPGDGEVFDEVLLSVMRAPKSFTGEDVVEINCHGGPIVMEKILRLTLELGARMAEAGEFTKRAFLNGRIDLAQAEAVIDVIEAKTDLALGVAVNQLHGNISERIGYLQKRLVSVLAQMEASIDFPEDVGEIDCSETRRILLNIKETIHSMIAEGQRGKILREGLTTVIIGKPNVGKSSLLNALVKENRAIVTEFPGTTRDAIEEVINLDGLPLRIVDTAGIRETGDVVEKIGVDRAKKLLAEADLVLFVVDAATMLTEDDKLIARELNKDNTIVLLNKHDLKNIEMTERFINETLPEFQSLKISAKEKWGLDKLPILIRDKVFGNNIVAKDRNIVTRSRHLSALNKAVNYLNEAINGLENGNMVDLLTIDIRGAWDSLGEITGETIAEDVLNTIFKEFCIGK, encoded by the coding sequence GTGATTGAAGATACGATTACAGCCATTGCTACCCCTATAGGTACTGGTGGAATAGGAATTATTAGATTGAGTGGCTCTAATTCTTTGGCTATTGCCGACAAAATGTTTAATTCATGGAATGAAGTTAAAGTCCATGAAATACCGTCTTTTAATTTAAGATTAGGATATGTCATTGATCCGGGGGACGGGGAAGTATTTGATGAAGTGTTACTTTCGGTAATGAGGGCCCCGAAAAGTTTTACGGGTGAGGATGTAGTAGAAATTAACTGTCATGGCGGGCCTATTGTAATGGAAAAGATTCTACGCTTAACTTTAGAACTTGGGGCTAGGATGGCTGAAGCAGGTGAATTTACCAAAAGAGCATTTTTAAATGGGCGAATTGACTTGGCTCAGGCTGAAGCGGTAATTGATGTTATTGAAGCAAAGACAGATTTGGCGTTGGGTGTTGCAGTAAATCAACTTCATGGAAATATATCGGAGAGAATTGGATATCTTCAAAAGCGCTTAGTTAGCGTGTTAGCTCAAATGGAAGCTAGTATCGATTTTCCTGAAGATGTCGGTGAAATTGATTGTAGTGAAACACGCCGTATTTTATTAAATATAAAAGAAACTATTCATTCGATGATAGCAGAGGGACAGCGGGGAAAAATATTAAGAGAAGGCCTAACCACTGTAATTATTGGGAAGCCCAATGTAGGTAAATCCAGCCTGCTCAACGCATTGGTCAAGGAAAATCGTGCTATTGTTACCGAATTTCCTGGTACCACTCGGGATGCGATTGAAGAGGTAATTAATCTGGATGGACTGCCTTTAAGGATCGTGGATACTGCTGGCATTAGGGAGACCGGAGATGTTGTAGAAAAAATTGGAGTTGACCGTGCCAAAAAATTATTAGCCGAAGCAGACTTGGTTTTGTTTGTTGTTGATGCTGCCACGATGCTTACAGAAGATGATAAGTTGATTGCCCGCGAACTTAATAAAGATAATACTATAGTATTATTGAACAAACATGACTTAAAGAATATTGAAATGACCGAAAGATTTATTAATGAGACCTTGCCAGAGTTCCAATCATTAAAGATTTCGGCGAAGGAAAAATGGGGACTTGACAAGTTACCTATATTAATTAGAGATAAGGTATTTGGCAACAATATTGTTGCCAAGGATAGAAATATTGTTACTAGGAGCCGTCATTTATCTGCTTTGAATAAAGCGGTAAACTATTTAAATGAAGCTATTAACGGGCTGGAAAACGGCAATATGGTTGACCTTTTAACTATTGATATAAGAGGGGCATGGGACAGTCTCGGGGAAATCACGGGAGAAACTATTGCTGAAGATGTTTTAAATACTATCTTCAAGGAATTCTGTATTGGTAAATGA
- the mnmG gene encoding tRNA uridine-5-carboxymethylaminomethyl(34) synthesis enzyme MnmG has product MTYSAGSYDVIVIGAGHAGCEAALAAARLKCRTLLLTISLDNVALMPCNPAVGGPAKGHLVREVDALGGQIGLNTDKTFIQIRMLNTGKGPAVHALRAQADKQLYQQEMTLTLETQDNLDVKQAIVHKILNQGNQVSGVQTHTGAQFFAPTVVVTTGTYLRGKVIVGDVQFPGGPNGQFPANDLYYSLKELGIKMGRFKTGTPARVDRRSLDFSVMNEQPGDDGPLAFSFLTEQPVRPHVPCWLTYTNVKTHQVIHNNLHRSPLYSGIIEGVGPRYCPSIEDKVVRFADKDSHQIFVEPEGMFTYEMYVQGMSTSLPEDVQIEMLQSIKGFENVKMMRPGYAIEYDYVEPKQLEISLETKTIQGLFTAGQINGTSGYEEAAAQGIMAGINAALLVKGEAPFLLKRSDAYIGVLIDDLITKGTQEPYRMLTSRAEYRLLLRQDNADLRLTPKGRKLGLVDDHRWKKFEFKRQQVEEEIKRLGLHHVTPGDKELEAYLFSLNSSPLKKSHSMAELIRRPELDYDLVKTFAPTPDPLHDDAAEQVEIQIKYEGYIRKQEEQVKRFIKLEQRRLPTDVNYDDIKGLSREAQQKLNEVRPVSIGHASRISGVNPADINVLLIYLEQQKRGFK; this is encoded by the coding sequence ATGACCTATAGTGCAGGATCATATGATGTAATCGTTATTGGTGCCGGTCATGCTGGGTGCGAAGCTGCTTTAGCTGCGGCAAGATTAAAATGTCGTACGCTACTTTTAACTATTAGTTTGGATAATGTCGCCCTTATGCCGTGTAATCCTGCAGTCGGCGGGCCGGCTAAAGGTCATTTGGTAAGAGAAGTTGATGCGTTGGGGGGACAGATTGGGCTTAACACCGATAAAACTTTTATTCAAATAAGGATGCTCAATACTGGTAAAGGACCTGCAGTTCATGCGTTGAGAGCTCAGGCCGATAAACAACTTTACCAACAGGAAATGACATTGACTTTGGAAACCCAAGATAATCTGGATGTTAAACAAGCGATCGTTCATAAAATTCTCAATCAGGGGAATCAAGTATCCGGGGTTCAAACTCATACGGGAGCGCAGTTTTTTGCGCCCACCGTGGTAGTTACTACCGGTACTTACCTTAGAGGAAAAGTTATTGTTGGTGATGTTCAGTTCCCTGGTGGACCTAACGGCCAATTTCCTGCTAACGACCTTTATTATAGCTTGAAGGAATTAGGTATAAAAATGGGGCGGTTTAAGACCGGTACACCAGCACGAGTTGATCGGCGTAGTTTGGACTTTTCTGTTATGAATGAACAACCTGGTGACGATGGTCCATTGGCATTTTCTTTTCTGACGGAGCAGCCGGTGAGGCCGCATGTTCCATGCTGGTTGACTTATACCAATGTAAAGACCCATCAAGTGATACATAATAATTTACACCGTTCGCCTTTGTACAGCGGCATTATAGAAGGTGTAGGGCCTCGCTATTGTCCCTCAATTGAAGATAAGGTAGTTCGTTTTGCTGATAAGGACAGTCACCAAATTTTCGTTGAACCTGAAGGAATGTTTACTTATGAGATGTATGTACAAGGCATGTCCACCAGTTTACCGGAAGACGTGCAAATTGAAATGCTTCAATCTATCAAAGGGTTTGAGAATGTTAAGATGATGCGACCTGGCTATGCCATTGAATATGATTATGTAGAGCCCAAACAATTAGAAATTAGTTTGGAAACCAAGACCATTCAAGGACTTTTCACCGCGGGTCAGATAAATGGGACATCTGGTTATGAGGAAGCTGCAGCCCAGGGTATTATGGCGGGGATTAACGCTGCGTTATTGGTCAAAGGTGAGGCGCCGTTCCTGCTTAAACGGTCAGATGCCTATATTGGTGTGCTAATTGACGATTTGATTACTAAAGGAACTCAAGAACCATACAGAATGCTTACATCCAGGGCGGAATATCGCTTGCTCTTAAGACAGGATAATGCTGATTTACGGCTTACTCCCAAGGGGCGTAAGCTAGGACTAGTTGATGATCATAGATGGAAAAAATTTGAATTTAAAAGACAGCAGGTAGAGGAAGAGATTAAACGTTTAGGGCTGCACCATGTAACCCCTGGAGACAAAGAATTAGAAGCGTATCTTTTCTCCCTCAATAGCAGTCCCTTAAAAAAAAGTCACAGTATGGCAGAGTTGATACGACGGCCTGAATTGGATTATGATTTAGTAAAAACTTTTGCACCCACACCCGATCCTTTACATGATGATGCCGCCGAACAGGTAGAGATTCAAATAAAATATGAGGGTTATATCAGGAAACAGGAGGAGCAGGTAAAACGATTTATCAAGCTGGAACAACGACGACTACCCACCGACGTAAATTACGATGACATAAAAGGTCTATCTAGAGAGGCACAGCAAAAGCTTAATGAGGTACGACCAGTATCAATTGGACATGCTTCACGTATTTCCGGGGTAAACCCAGCGGACATAAATGTCCTTCTTATTTACTTGGAACAACAAAAGAGGGGCTTTAAATAA
- the rsmG gene encoding 16S rRNA (guanine(527)-N(7))-methyltransferase RsmG — MNKAINIFKQCLDNRNICLGMDQERQIEMFLDLLKQWNKKMNLTAIEDPQDSAIKHLYDSLTVALDSGIRIDRTIKLIDIGSGAGFPGIPLKIFCEQWNVTLVDSLKKRVGFLKTVIDQLDLSGTSVIWGRAEELGQDDNLREQFDVVTARAVAPINVLAEYCLPLAAVGGNCIFMKGPGAQEEVTLAGSAIETLGGGEVRIEKVVLPQILHQRCLVIIKKVKSTPRGYPRRPGIPSKRPL; from the coding sequence ATGAATAAAGCTATAAACATTTTTAAACAATGCTTAGACAATCGAAATATTTGTCTAGGTATGGACCAGGAAAGACAAATCGAAATGTTTTTGGATTTGTTGAAACAGTGGAATAAAAAAATGAACCTTACAGCCATTGAAGACCCACAGGATAGTGCGATTAAGCACTTGTATGATTCTCTGACGGTGGCATTGGATAGTGGAATTAGAATAGATAGAACAATTAAACTGATAGATATAGGATCGGGAGCAGGTTTTCCGGGAATCCCCCTAAAAATTTTCTGCGAGCAATGGAATGTTACCTTAGTTGACTCATTAAAGAAAAGGGTAGGTTTTTTAAAAACGGTTATTGACCAACTTGATTTGAGCGGCACGTCTGTCATTTGGGGAAGAGCGGAAGAGCTAGGTCAGGATGACAATTTGCGGGAACAGTTTGATGTAGTTACTGCCAGAGCTGTAGCCCCCATTAATGTATTAGCTGAATACTGCTTACCTCTAGCAGCAGTCGGTGGTAACTGTATATTTATGAAAGGCCCCGGGGCACAAGAGGAAGTGACTTTAGCCGGCAGCGCAATTGAAACCCTAGGTGGGGGTGAGGTCCGGATAGAGAAAGTTGTGTTGCCCCAAATACTGCATCAGAGATGCTTGGTAATCATTAAAAAAGTAAAGTCTACGCCAAGGGGATACCCTCGGCGCCCCGGAATACCTTCCAAAAGGCCATTATAG
- a CDS encoding ParA family protein, with amino-acid sequence MAKVIAIANQKGGVAKTTTAVNLGACMAELGKKVLLVDIDPQGNASSGLGISRVELEHCIYDVLINNMPPASVAKDTEIKGLTIIPATIQLAGAEIELVSAISREMKLKKAIKEIRQDYDFILIDCPPSLGLLTLNALTAADTLIIPIQCEYYALEGLGQLLNTVQLVQKHLNPQLELEGVVLTMFDARTNLSIQVVDEVKNHFKGKVFSSIVPRNVRLSEAPSHGKPVITYDPKSRGAEVYFELAKEVMENGQ; translated from the coding sequence GTGGCAAAGGTAATAGCAATTGCAAATCAAAAAGGTGGAGTGGCCAAGACCACTACAGCAGTAAATCTTGGTGCCTGCATGGCAGAATTGGGTAAAAAAGTTCTTCTCGTGGATATTGACCCCCAAGGGAACGCCAGCAGTGGTTTGGGTATCAGTAGAGTGGAATTGGAACATTGCATCTACGATGTATTGATCAACAATATGCCGCCGGCCAGCGTAGCTAAAGACACTGAAATAAAGGGTTTAACTATCATACCTGCTACTATTCAGTTGGCAGGGGCAGAGATAGAATTGGTATCGGCCATATCCAGGGAGATGAAGTTAAAAAAAGCGATAAAAGAAATAAGACAAGATTATGATTTTATTCTTATTGATTGTCCCCCATCTCTTGGTCTATTAACATTAAACGCTCTTACAGCGGCGGATACACTGATAATCCCTATTCAGTGCGAGTATTACGCATTAGAAGGATTGGGACAATTACTCAATACTGTTCAGTTAGTTCAAAAGCACCTAAATCCCCAATTAGAGTTAGAAGGGGTGGTGTTGACTATGTTTGATGCGAGGACAAACTTGTCAATACAGGTGGTGGATGAAGTGAAGAATCATTTTAAGGGGAAGGTTTTTTCTTCCATTGTACCGCGAAATGTACGCTTAAGTGAGGCACCTAGCCATGGAAAACCGGTTATTACGTATGACCCGAAGTCCCGGGGTGCGGAAGTTTATTTCGAACTGGCAAAGGAAGTGATGGAAAATGGCCAATAA
- a CDS encoding ParB/RepB/Spo0J family partition protein, whose product MANKRGLGKGLQALIPNGDTMAVEGTIREIPIKDIKPNTYQPRRIFSEDKLKELAQSIKENGVIQPIVVRKIGADKYQLIAGERRWRACNLLEQEKIPAVIKDLGDRQVTELALIENIQREDLNAIEEAWAYKTLLEEFGLTQEKLAGRIGKSRSAITNALRLLNLECDVQDLLTLGVISMGHARALLSISDAEKQVALARQVADKGLSVRETERLVKNTAEGRTARKTADQKVLPEIISLQEKLEEQLSTKVVIKHGDNKGRILIDYYDNQDLNRILMLIGVSD is encoded by the coding sequence ATGGCCAATAAGAGAGGGTTGGGCAAGGGACTGCAAGCCCTAATCCCTAATGGTGACACTATGGCGGTGGAAGGAACAATTAGAGAAATTCCGATTAAAGACATTAAACCAAATACATATCAGCCGCGGCGAATATTTTCTGAGGATAAATTAAAGGAATTAGCTCAATCTATCAAGGAGAACGGTGTCATTCAACCAATAGTTGTAAGAAAAATAGGTGCTGATAAATACCAATTAATTGCTGGAGAAAGGCGCTGGCGAGCATGTAATCTGTTAGAGCAGGAAAAAATTCCGGCGGTTATCAAAGATTTGGGTGACAGGCAGGTTACGGAGTTGGCATTAATTGAAAACATCCAGCGAGAGGACCTCAACGCTATCGAAGAGGCATGGGCCTATAAAACTCTATTGGAAGAGTTCGGCTTAACTCAGGAAAAATTAGCTGGACGGATTGGTAAAAGCAGGTCAGCTATTACTAATGCATTACGCCTATTAAACCTGGAGTGTGATGTACAAGATCTCTTAACCTTAGGGGTTATTTCCATGGGACATGCCCGGGCATTATTATCTATTTCAGATGCGGAAAAACAAGTGGCATTGGCGAGACAGGTGGCGGATAAAGGTCTTTCAGTACGGGAGACAGAACGATTAGTAAAAAACACTGCGGAAGGCCGCACTGCTAGAAAGACAGCCGATCAAAAAGTTTTACCAGAAATAATTTCTCTCCAGGAAAAGTTAGAGGAGCAACTCAGCACAAAGGTAGTCATTAAACATGGTGACAATAAAGGAAGAATACTGATCGATTACTACGATAATCAAGACCTAAATCGCATTCTGATGCTTATAGGGGTGAGCGACTAA
- a CDS encoding aminotransferase class V-fold PLP-dependent enzyme yields MIYFDNAASSWPKPPQVIDAVREALEDSGANPGRSGHRLARKAAGHVYEARKRLARFIGAEKEERVVFTANATEALNTAINGVLKQGDHVVTTVLEHNSMLRPLYLLKKKGVDVSIVSCDASGKIRPDQIEHHIKLNTKLVALTHASNVTGTIQPIAAIAEIARRRGVLLLVDAAQTAGAYPLDVSALGIDMLAMTGHKAFSGPQGTGALYVSPGTALLPLKVGGTGSFSELEQQPEGFPDYLESGTLNGPGLAGLAAALEFLEETGLNEIMEHEQLLLSRLVTMLRNIEGVIVYGHQAGVSHVPVVSFNIHNCDPAEVSFALDRIYDMAVRPGLHCAPLAHKALATYPQGTVRASLSYFNTLVEVDNFIEAIEQITHDL; encoded by the coding sequence ATGATATATTTTGATAATGCTGCTAGTTCGTGGCCTAAACCCCCGCAAGTAATCGATGCAGTGCGGGAAGCACTGGAGGATAGCGGTGCCAATCCAGGACGATCGGGGCATAGGTTGGCGCGCAAGGCCGCGGGTCATGTATACGAGGCGCGCAAAAGGTTGGCACGGTTCATCGGCGCCGAAAAAGAAGAACGAGTAGTATTCACCGCTAATGCAACAGAGGCGTTAAACACTGCGATAAATGGTGTTCTTAAACAGGGGGACCATGTGGTCACTACTGTTTTGGAGCATAATTCCATGTTGAGGCCGTTGTATTTACTAAAAAAGAAAGGCGTTGATGTGAGCATAGTGTCATGTGACGCATCCGGAAAAATCCGACCGGACCAAATCGAGCACCATATCAAGCTTAATACCAAACTCGTGGCGTTAACCCATGCATCTAATGTAACCGGAACCATACAACCAATAGCTGCCATTGCTGAAATTGCTAGACGCAGAGGAGTTTTGTTGCTAGTAGATGCCGCGCAGACCGCCGGTGCGTATCCACTGGATGTAAGTGCTCTTGGCATAGATATGCTAGCTATGACGGGACATAAAGCTTTTTCTGGACCCCAGGGCACAGGGGCATTGTATGTCTCTCCCGGTACGGCTTTGTTACCTTTGAAGGTAGGCGGTACTGGAAGTTTTTCGGAATTAGAACAACAACCCGAAGGATTTCCTGATTACCTGGAAAGCGGCACACTTAACGGACCGGGCTTAGCAGGACTGGCAGCAGCGCTGGAATTTTTAGAAGAGACCGGACTAAACGAGATCATGGAACATGAACAGCTGCTGTTAAGCAGGTTGGTGACTATGTTAAGGAATATTGAAGGGGTCATCGTTTATGGACATCAGGCAGGGGTATCCCATGTGCCTGTAGTCTCATTTAACATTCATAATTGCGATCCTGCGGAAGTCAGCTTTGCCCTAGATCGGATTTACGATATGGCTGTAAGACCGGGACTCCATTGTGCGCCTCTAGCACATAAGGCATTGGCTACATACCCGCAAGGAACTGTTAGGGCAAGTCTATCATATTTTAATACACTCGTAGAGGTAGACAATTTTATTGAAGCTATTGAACAAATAACTCATGATCTATAA
- a CDS encoding DUF554 domain-containing protein → MWGTVVNALAIVSGAILGKILGRSFADNLKITVMQGLGLGVLLVGIQMAMQTNNVLIVIFSLVLGGITGELLRLEWHLDNLGRYLESRVNKENGRQSTFAQGFVTASLIYCVGAMAIMGALESGLTGQHRTLYAKSLLDGVMSIMLSSTLGLGVAFSALPVFVYQGSITLLARWIGMLLNEAVIAEMTATGGVLIIGIALGILEIRKINVGNLLPAVVFAFILGQVFLT, encoded by the coding sequence TTGTGGGGGACGGTTGTTAATGCTTTAGCCATAGTTAGTGGGGCAATATTGGGCAAAATATTAGGCAGGTCATTTGCTGATAATCTAAAGATTACGGTAATGCAGGGATTAGGCTTGGGCGTATTACTGGTAGGGATACAGATGGCAATGCAGACAAATAATGTATTGATTGTAATCTTTAGCTTAGTGCTTGGCGGCATCACCGGGGAATTGTTGCGGTTAGAGTGGCATCTGGATAATTTAGGGCGTTATCTTGAAAGTAGAGTCAATAAAGAGAATGGGCGGCAAAGTACTTTCGCCCAGGGTTTTGTTACGGCCAGCTTGATATATTGTGTCGGCGCAATGGCTATAATGGGGGCATTGGAATCAGGGTTGACGGGGCAACATCGTACATTATATGCTAAATCACTTTTGGACGGTGTTATGTCAATCATGCTCAGTTCAACATTGGGGTTGGGAGTAGCATTTTCTGCCCTGCCGGTATTTGTTTATCAAGGGAGTATAACCTTATTGGCTCGATGGATAGGGATGTTATTAAACGAAGCGGTAATAGCAGAAATGACCGCTACTGGCGGGGTTCTGATTATTGGTATTGCTCTTGGTATTTTAGAAATACGTAAGATAAATGTAGGTAACTTATTACCGGCAGTTGTTTTTGCTTTTATTCTGGGGCAAGTCTTTTTAACATAA
- a CDS encoding alanine racemase: MSAETPYLALDKDKLKANIKDMALFSEKEGVVLRPHVKAHKLRPIADMQMRAGAVGLTVSKLAEMEVFLSGGIKNIFLAYQLVSRQKIQRMLEITYDAMIRVAIDNPIHIDILSEIANQRHRQVEVLVEVDTGLQRCGVATAEEALGLVKLIKQRDGVLFKGIMTHAGHVYAARSYEQVLQIGEQEGKTMVELADYLDSKGYCSDVISVGSTPTAKISGSIDGVTEIRPGNYVFYDAMQVGLGVVPPERCALIVCATVISRAHNDRRLVIDAGSKTLALDKGAHGVEQVKGFGIIKGFPHLLLERLSEEHGIISVLSDGDIPQVGDQLEIIPNHACPVINLADRVFIKEKGRVKESWVIDARGKVQ, translated from the coding sequence ATGTCCGCAGAAACACCATATTTGGCCTTAGATAAAGATAAATTAAAGGCAAATATTAAAGATATGGCTCTTTTTTCAGAAAAAGAAGGAGTTGTGCTGCGCCCCCATGTAAAGGCTCATAAGCTGCGCCCTATTGCGGATATGCAAATGCGCGCGGGGGCAGTAGGATTGACTGTATCAAAATTAGCTGAAATGGAAGTCTTTTTATCCGGTGGAATAAAGAATATCTTCTTGGCTTACCAACTGGTCTCTCGGCAAAAAATTCAGAGAATGCTTGAAATCACATACGATGCGATGATCCGAGTGGCGATAGACAATCCTATCCACATCGATATATTAAGTGAGATAGCAAACCAACGACATAGACAGGTCGAAGTATTAGTGGAGGTGGATACTGGTTTGCAACGCTGCGGGGTAGCTACGGCTGAAGAAGCGTTGGGCTTAGTCAAATTGATCAAACAGCGGGATGGAGTACTGTTTAAAGGGATAATGACTCATGCTGGACATGTGTATGCTGCCCGTTCTTATGAGCAGGTACTTCAAATTGGTGAGCAAGAAGGAAAGACTATGGTGGAATTAGCCGACTACCTTGATTCGAAAGGATACTGTTCGGATGTTATTTCGGTAGGGTCAACGCCCACTGCAAAAATATCTGGTAGTATTGATGGGGTGACGGAGATAAGGCCTGGAAATTATGTTTTTTATGATGCTATGCAGGTAGGTTTAGGGGTAGTGCCGCCAGAAAGGTGTGCCTTAATTGTTTGCGCCACGGTGATTAGTAGGGCTCATAATGACCGACGACTAGTTATTGATGCCGGCAGTAAGACACTAGCTTTAGATAAAGGGGCCCATGGGGTGGAGCAGGTCAAGGGTTTCGGTATAATTAAGGGTTTTCCGCATCTTTTATTGGAGCGACTTTCCGAAGAGCATGGCATAATAAGTGTCCTAAGTGACGGCGATATACCTCAAGTGGGCGACCAATTGGAAATAATACCCAACCACGCATGTCCTGTAATTAATTTGGCTGACAGGGTCTTCATCAAAGAAAAAGGCAGGGTTAAGGAAAGTTGGGTGATAGATGCGCGGGGAAAAGTTCAATGA
- the larC gene encoding nickel pincer cofactor biosynthesis protein LarC, whose translation MKTAIFQCPTGISGNMFLGALADAGLDWPLFLDTLQNNLPLEGYSLQKSAVVKNGLATTLVNVTFQSQDEHRHLWHIKDIIFNSTLPIIVKERSFEVFKRLAAAEAAAHNCSVEDVHFHEVGAIDAIVDIVGTVLALHLLGIKKIYCSPLPFGSGFVKCEHGTLPVPGPAVLRLMEGFPIGEPPPGCHGELTTPTGAALMTTLANFSESANFILEKTGFGAGSRDLPIPNAARVLIGQSGSHSTYWERISIIETNIDDMNPEFFGYLMQNLFQAGALDVFYTPVYMKGNRPGTLVTALCNPGDLQKLMNVFQTETTSLGFRFREETRVTAQRKFIAVNTIHGPVNVKISTFGTSIIIAPEYQDCLDLAVSSRVPLKEVYDEAKVLAWQSTTNNK comes from the coding sequence GTGAAAACTGCTATTTTTCAATGTCCCACCGGTATAAGCGGTAATATGTTTTTAGGTGCCTTGGCAGACGCAGGACTAGATTGGCCCCTCTTTTTAGATACCTTACAGAATAATCTTCCCCTGGAGGGATACTCGCTCCAAAAGAGCGCCGTAGTCAAAAACGGTTTGGCAACTACACTGGTCAATGTCACTTTTCAGTCTCAGGACGAGCATCGTCATTTATGGCATATTAAGGACATAATCTTCAACAGCACCCTGCCCATCATCGTGAAAGAACGAAGTTTTGAAGTTTTTAAGCGTCTTGCTGCAGCTGAAGCGGCTGCACACAACTGTTCTGTGGAAGATGTTCATTTCCATGAAGTCGGAGCCATAGATGCCATTGTAGATATTGTTGGCACAGTATTAGCACTACATCTCCTGGGTATCAAAAAGATATATTGTTCGCCTTTACCGTTTGGAAGTGGCTTTGTCAAATGTGAGCACGGCACTTTGCCCGTACCGGGCCCGGCTGTATTAAGATTAATGGAAGGTTTCCCCATAGGAGAACCCCCGCCCGGTTGTCACGGCGAATTAACTACCCCCACCGGCGCCGCTCTAATGACAACACTGGCTAACTTTAGTGAGTCGGCTAACTTTATATTAGAAAAGACTGGCTTTGGGGCAGGCTCTAGAGATTTACCTATTCCAAATGCTGCTAGGGTTTTAATTGGCCAAAGCGGCAGCCACAGCACCTACTGGGAACGCATTTCCATTATTGAAACCAACATTGACGACATGAATCCTGAGTTTTTTGGCTATCTCATGCAAAATCTATTCCAGGCCGGCGCACTAGATGTTTTTTATACGCCGGTATACATGAAAGGTAATAGACCCGGCACATTGGTAACTGCTCTTTGTAACCCGGGAGACCTTCAGAAATTGATGAATGTTTTCCAAACTGAAACCACATCCCTTGGCTTTAGATTTCGCGAGGAGACCAGAGTTACTGCTCAAAGGAAGTTCATTGCGGTAAACACTATTCATGGCCCAGTCAACGTAAAAATTTCAACCTTTGGTACTTCCATAATCATAGCTCCAGAATACCAGGATTGCCTAGACCTAGCCGTTAGCTCAAGGGTACCACTAAAAGAAGTATATGACGAAGCAAAGGTATTAGCATGGCAGTCCACCACCAATAATAAATAG